GGTGCCGGCCTCGATCGCCTTCACCGTCACCTCGGCGAAGTCGTCGGTCGGCGGCGTGTCCGTCACGCCGATCACCAGTGACCGCAGGCCGGTCGCCACGCTGAACCGCTCGATCGCGGCCTCGCGCCGGTCGAACGGGATCGGGTTGCGCTTGGTGGTGTGGTGGTTCGCCGACGTCACCGCCCAGACGACCGTCGTACCGGCCGGTGCCGCCTCGCGCAGGAAGTCCGCCTGGTACGCCGTCAGCACGTGGTGCCGGCCCGGGAAGAGCAGGTGCACGATCAGTCGGTCCCGGTGGTGATGTCCGGGTGGGCGTCCCCGTCGGTGCGTTCGCGGATCACGTACGTCGGCCGGCCCATCGAGCCGGAGTGCAGGCGGCCGACGTACTCGCCGAGCACGCCGAGGGCGAGCATCTGGGCGCCGGAGAACAGCGCGACCATCGACGCGATCGTGGTGAAGCCGGCGACCGTGGTCGCGCCGACGGCGTACTTGTAGATGATCACGCCGAACAGCCCGACGCCGAAGACCGCGCAGATGAAGCCCAGGTAGCCGACCAGGCGCAGTGGTTCGGTGGAGTAGCCCGTAATGAGCGTCAAGGCATGCTTCATCAGCATCCAGGTCGTGTAGTTCGAGCGCCCCTCGGCGCGGTCCTCCATCCGGACGGTGGTCTGCGCGATCCGCGTGGTGGACCACGACAGCGCGACGTCGACCGACGCGTGCGGGCCGTCGAGCCCGTCGAAACCGTCCCGCAGGAAGGTCCGGAAGGCCCGGAACGCGCTGATCGACTTCGCGTTCTGGACCGACAGCGTCGAGGCCATCGCGGCCTTCACCAGCCGGGAGGAGAAGGACCGGACGACGCCGTGCTCCTCCTCCTTCGGTACGCCGTACACGAGGTCGATGTCGTCGGTGAGGGCTTGCAGCAGGACGGGGACCTGGTCGGCCGGGTGCTGCAGGTCGTCGTCCATCGTGACGACCACCTCGTACTGCGCGCTGCGGACGCCGGCGATGATCGCGTTGTGCTGCCCGTAGTTGCGGGCCAGGCGGAGCGCGCGGGTCTCCGGGTACTTGTTCGCCAGCTCGCTGGCGACCTGCCAGGTGTCGTCCGGACTGCCGTCGACCACGAGGATGATCTCGAACCCGGTGGTCGCGTCCGGCAGGGCGTGCGACAGGTCCTCGACAAGGCGCGGAAGAGTCTTGGCGGACCGATAACATGGCACGACGACGGAGACGAGCACTGCTTGCCCTTCTGAAGACGAGACGGCGGGGCTTCCGCCGCTGTGATTATCCCACTGCTGAGAGGCACTGCTCCCGCTGTGAACACCACTGCCGTCGCGCAACTGCCGGTGAAACTCCTCGGCGACCACCGCGTCCGCTACCTGATCGTCGGCGCCGGCACGAACGCCCTGTACTTCGGCCTGTTCTGGCTCGGCTGGCACCTCCTCGAAGGCACCTGGCCGTACCTGCTCGTCACCGCGCTGGCCAACTTCACCACCGCGGTCGTCGTCTACCCCGCGTACCGCACCTTCGTCTTCAACTCCACCACCGGCTGGCTCCAAGGCTTCGCCAGGTTCTACACGATGTACCTGTTCGGCCTCGCCTGCTCCCTGGTCGGCATGCCCCTCCTGATCGAGCTCGCACACCTCCCGGTCCTCCTCGCCCAGGCCCTGGTCATCCTGCTCGTCCCCGTAGCCAGCTACCTCCTCCACCGCTTCTGGACCTTCCGCGACGCTTCCCACACCCCAGTCGATGCGTAAGCCCGCCACAAGGTTGTCCTGCGCGCTGGCTCTGCTGCTCCTCGCGGGCTGCACCGCCACTCAGGCTGCCGCCCCTGAGCCGGCAGCGTCACCGGCCGCCACTGTGACGCCGTACCCGACCCAGCTCCTGCGTGACGCGATCCCAGCGCGCTACCACTCCGTTCCCCTCGTACGACAGATGGCGAGCTATCCGATCGACGGCTGGACGCCACGGGCCGATCCGCTGGCTGGTCGCCGCGTCGAACCGGAGAGCTGCCGGGCTTTGATCAGGACCGGTGGCGTGGCTGCTCCAGGAGCCTCCATTCCGAAGAACACCCGGGCGGCCAGGGCAACGGGGGCGCTGGGCCCAGTTGTTGGTGGAGTCGAGCCGATCGTCCAGGTGGAGGTGATCCAGGTGACCGGCCCCACTGCCGATCAGTATCTGGACGAGTCCCAGAAAGCTGAACCGGAATGCTCCGACATCCGGGTCACCGGTGGCCGCGCATCGGTGCTCGAGCGGGAGTTGGTGGGGTTCGGCGAGCGATCCCGCTACATCATCCGGACCTACCCGGTCGCCGGTAAGGCGTGGAACGAGCGGATCCTCCTCTACCGCACTCCCCGGTACTCCGTAGGGATCAGGCTGTACGGCCCGGCAACACCAGAGGAAGGTTTCGTGGCCTTCGCGCGCGAGGTCCGCGACAAGACGAGCGCCAAACTCGGCTGAGCAAACAAAGGCCCCGGGCGATGCCCGGGGCCTTTGTCAGCGAAGGTTTACAGCACGTCCCACGTCAGCGGCGTGCCCTTCGGGGTGTCCTGGCGGAACTCTCGGCCTTCGACCGACGTGAAGGCATCCGGCGGCAGCCCGCCGGCCGGGCGGACCGAGCGGACGTTGTCGGCGGCAACCTTTTCGCCGGCCTTGACGTCGCGGGTGACGAACAGGGAGCGCCGGAAGCGCAGTACGTTCTGCTCGGCCTGCTTCGGGCCGACGATCGGCTGGCCGAGGGCCTGCTGGGCGACCTTGGTGCCTTCGACCAGCGCCTTGACCTCGTCCGGCTCCAGGGAGAACGCCGAGTCGACGCCACCGTCGGCGCGGGACAGCGTGACGTGCTTCTCGATCACCGTGGCGCCGAGGGCGACGGCGGCGATCGAGGCGCCGATGCCCATCGTGTGGTCGGACAGGCCGATCTGGACGCCGAGGGCGTCGCGCAGGACCGGGATCGAGCGCAGGTTCGACTGCTCCGGCGGTGCCGGGTAGCTCGCCGTACAGGAGAGCACGACGATCTGCTCGTTGCCGGTCGAGCGGGCCGCGCGGACCGCCGCGTCGATGTCCATCAGCGTCGCGGAACCGGTGGAGATGATGATCGGCTTGCCGGTCTCGGCCATTCCGCGGACCAGCGGCAGGTCACCGATCTCGTTCGAGGCGACCTTGTACGCCGGGACGTTCAGCTTCTCCAGGAAGTCGATCGCGGTCGGGTCGAACGGCGACGAGAAGGCCAGCATGCCGAGCGAGTTGGCGAGCTCGAAGATCGGCTCGTGCCACTCCCACGGGGTGTGCGCCTCCTGGTACAGGTCGTACAGCCGGGCCCCGCCCCACAGCTCGTGCTCCGACGGCAGCCGGAAGGCCGGCAGGTCGACGTCGAGCGTGATCGTGTCGGCGGTGTAGGTCTGCAGCTTCAGCGCCTGGACGCCGGTCTCGGCCATCGCCCGGACGATGTCCTTGGCCCGCTCGATGTCGCCGTTGTGGTTGCCGGACATCTCGGCGATGACGAACGGCTGGTGCTCCGGCCCGACGGGCACGTCACCGAAGTTGATGGTGTTGGCGCTCATGAGTTTCCCTTCGGCTTGCGCCGGTTGTTCTTGTTCAGGCTGATGGGCAGCACGGTGATCTCGCGGCCGTCGCTGAGGCGCGTCTCCGGCTCACCCTCGACGAACCGGAACCGCCGGTTCATCTGCCGTACGACGGCGTTGTGCTCCAGCACCTCGCCGTACAGGTCGTCCAGCTCGAGCTCGTCGAAGGCGTACCCGGTGGCGTCCTTCATGACCTCGATCCAGGCCGGCAAGGTCTCGCCCCGCTCGGCCAGGCCCTCGGCGTCCAGGAAGAAGCCCCACGCGCCGGTCCTCGGCGAACCGTCCAGCTCGAGGTCGAAGAAGTTGACCACGCCCGCGGCGACGCCTTCGCGTTCGTAGATCAGCACCCGGCGGGTCGGGTCGACGCTCGCCTTGGTCCACCAGCCGAGGTGCTCGTCGGCGGTGATCTCGTGCGAGTTGATGCTGACCTCGCGGTTGGGCTGCTGGTTGCGCAGGTCCCGGATGATGTCGACGTCGCCGTCCGTGGCCGTGCGCAGCACCTGTTCGCCCTCTCGTTCCACCGGTTCGATCCGGCCACCACGGTACCGGCTGCGTCCCACCCTCAGCGATCCGGTCGCCAGACCTGGATCCGATGACCCGATCAGCGATTTGCATGACACCTTCAAAGGCCGATCGAGATGTGTAACTATCTTTCGATCCCGTCCCGCAGAATAGTCGGAGAGTGACATGAGAGCCTGGCGTGTGGTCGGAAGCCTTGTGGTGGCCGTGGGACTGCTGGTCAGCGGTCTCACCAGTACGGCGTCCGCGGCGCCGAGCGCCGGGTGCACGCCCGACGCGAAGACCCCGTTGCGGCAGTTCCGGGCCAGCTGGGTCTCGTCGGTCGTCAACATCGACTGGCCGTCGCGCACCGGGCTGACCGCGGCGCAGCAGAAGGCCGAGCTGCTCACCTGGTACGACGACGCCGTCCGCCAGAACCACAACGCCGTCGTACTCCAGGTCCGCCCGACCGCCGACGCGTTCTGGCCGTCGTCGGTCGAGCCCTGGTCGCAGTACCTGACCGGCACGCAGGGCGGCGATCCCGGCTACGACCCGCTGGCGTTCGCCGTCGCCGAGGCGCACAAGCGCAACCTCGAGCTGCACGCCTGGTTCAACCCGTACCGGCTCTCGATGGGCACGAACCTCAACGCCCTCGTCCCGACGCACCCTGCGCGGCAGCACCCGGACTGGGTCGTCACGTACGGCGGCAAGCTCTACTACAACCCCGGCATCCCCGCGGCCCGTCAGTTGGTCGAGAGCGCGATCATGGATGCCGTCAGCAAGTACGACATCGACGGCGTGCACTTCGACGACTACTTCTACCCATACCCGGTGGCAGGCCAGGTCTTCGACGACGCGGCGACGTACGCGCAGTACGGCGCCGGCTTCTCCACCCTCCAGGACTGGCGGCGCAACAACATCGACCTGCTGATCCAGGAGCTCCAGCACAAGATCAAGGCCGCCAAGCCGTGGGTGAAGTTCGGCATCTCGCCGTTCGCCGTCTGGCGCAACAAGGCGACCGACGCGGAAGGTTCGGACACCACGGCAGGCGTCCAGACGTACGACGACCTGGC
The Kribbella italica DNA segment above includes these coding regions:
- a CDS encoding GtrA family protein gives rise to the protein MNTTAVAQLPVKLLGDHRVRYLIVGAGTNALYFGLFWLGWHLLEGTWPYLLVTALANFTTAVVVYPAYRTFVFNSTTGWLQGFARFYTMYLFGLACSLVGMPLLIELAHLPVLLAQALVILLVPVASYLLHRFWTFRDASHTPVDA
- a CDS encoding glycoside hydrolase family 10 protein, which produces MRAWRVVGSLVVAVGLLVSGLTSTASAAPSAGCTPDAKTPLRQFRASWVSSVVNIDWPSRTGLTAAQQKAELLTWYDDAVRQNHNAVVLQVRPTADAFWPSSVEPWSQYLTGTQGGDPGYDPLAFAVAEAHKRNLELHAWFNPYRLSMGTNLNALVPTHPARQHPDWVVTYGGKLYYNPGIPAARQLVESAIMDAVSKYDIDGVHFDDYFYPYPVAGQVFDDAATYAQYGAGFSTLQDWRRNNIDLLIQELQHKIKAAKPWVKFGISPFAVWRNKATDAEGSDTTAGVQTYDDLAADTRKWVREEWIDYIVPQVYWAGGFAAADYTKIVPWWADQVRGTDVHLYIGQATYKVGTSTQSPDWADPAELSDHLAFNSAIPEVKGDIYFSAKDVRADRLGATSLLNSTWYTRPALVPAMPSLDARPPLPVHALKASRTTTGVKLDWRATSKDTTSYAVYRRDLLAGDWCADNDARNLVATLRATGGQQTWTDTTAVAGRHYIYLVTALDRTWNQSIPLPAAAIR
- a CDS encoding GNAT family N-acetyltransferase — its product is MEREGEQVLRTATDGDVDIIRDLRNQQPNREVSINSHEITADEHLGWWTKASVDPTRRVLIYEREGVAAGVVNFFDLELDGSPRTGAWGFFLDAEGLAERGETLPAWIEVMKDATGYAFDELELDDLYGEVLEHNAVVRQMNRRFRFVEGEPETRLSDGREITVLPISLNKNNRRKPKGNS
- a CDS encoding glycosyltransferase, yielding MLVSVVVPCYRSAKTLPRLVEDLSHALPDATTGFEIILVVDGSPDDTWQVASELANKYPETRALRLARNYGQHNAIIAGVRSAQYEVVVTMDDDLQHPADQVPVLLQALTDDIDLVYGVPKEEEHGVVRSFSSRLVKAAMASTLSVQNAKSISAFRAFRTFLRDGFDGLDGPHASVDVALSWSTTRIAQTTVRMEDRAEGRSNYTTWMLMKHALTLITGYSTEPLRLVGYLGFICAVFGVGLFGVIIYKYAVGATTVAGFTTIASMVALFSGAQMLALGVLGEYVGRLHSGSMGRPTYVIRERTDGDAHPDITTGTD
- the pseI gene encoding pseudaminic acid synthase; amino-acid sequence: MSANTINFGDVPVGPEHQPFVIAEMSGNHNGDIERAKDIVRAMAETGVQALKLQTYTADTITLDVDLPAFRLPSEHELWGGARLYDLYQEAHTPWEWHEPIFELANSLGMLAFSSPFDPTAIDFLEKLNVPAYKVASNEIGDLPLVRGMAETGKPIIISTGSATLMDIDAAVRAARSTGNEQIVVLSCTASYPAPPEQSNLRSIPVLRDALGVQIGLSDHTMGIGASIAAVALGATVIEKHVTLSRADGGVDSAFSLEPDEVKALVEGTKVAQQALGQPIVGPKQAEQNVLRFRRSLFVTRDVKAGEKVAADNVRSVRPAGGLPPDAFTSVEGREFRQDTPKGTPLTWDVL